In Pseudomonadota bacterium, the sequence GAGATCATCTCCCGGTTCGAGAAGGACGGGCTCCGGGTGGCCGCGCTCAAGATGCTGGTGTTCTCCCGGCAGCAGTTCCTGGGGATCTATGGGGGACACGAGGGCCAGCCCTACTATGAAGACCTCACGGCCTTCATGGCCTCGGGTTCGTCGGTGGTGATGGTGCTGGAGGGTGAGCAGGCGGTGGCCAGGAACCGCGCCATCATGGGCCATACTAATCCGAAGCTGGCGGCGCCCGGTACTATCCGCGCCGATCTCGGGACCGCGACCAACCGCAACGCGGTGCA encodes:
- the ndk gene encoding nucleoside-diphosphate kinase, which produces MTVEVTLSIIKPDAVHKNHIGEIISRFEKDGLRVAALKMLVFSRQQFLGIYGGHEGQPYYEDLTAFMASGSSVVMVLEGEQAVARNRAIMGHTNPKLAAPGTIRADLGTATNRNAVHGSDSPETAQREIACLFSSEEIRTHAQSNNPATLGGLGGR